In Ailuropoda melanoleuca isolate Jingjing chromosome 7, ASM200744v2, whole genome shotgun sequence, one genomic interval encodes:
- the TOR2A gene encoding prosalusin isoform X1, which produces MAAATRGCRPWGSLLGLLGLVSAAAAAWDLTSLHCHFGTFCECDFQPDFQGLECDLAQHLAGQHLARALVVKALKAFVQDPAPTKPLVLSLHGWTGTGKSYVSSLIAHYLFRGGLRSPHVHHFSPVIHFPHASHMERYKKDLKSWVQGNLTACSRSLFLFDEMDKLDPGLMEVLQPFLGSSWVVFGTNYRKAIFMFISNTGGEQINQVALEAWRSRRDREEIRLQELEPVISQALLDNPHRFGAPGCHTTSLSPPQTLLALPLPADGFWRSGIMEEHLLDVVVPFLPLQRHHVRHCVLNELAQLGLEPREEVVQAVLDSTTFFPEEEQLFSSNGCKTVASRIAFFL; this is translated from the exons ATGGCGGCTGCGACTCGCGGCTGCCGGCCCTGGGGCTCGCTCCTCGGGTTGCTGGGGCTGGTCTCGGCTGCGGCCGCCGCCTGGGACCTGACTTCGCTGCATTGCCACTTCGGCACCTTCTGCGAATGTGACTTCCAGCCCGACTTTCAAG GTCTGGAGTGTGACCTGGCCCAGCACCTGGCCGGCCAGCACTTGGCCAGGGCCTTGGTGGTGAAGGCACTGAAGGCCTTTGTGCAGGACCCAGCCCCTACCAAGCCACTGGTCCTCTCCCTGCATGGCTGGACAGGCACCGGCAAGTCCTACGTCAGCTCCCTGATCGCACACTACCTCTTCCGGGGTGGCCTCCGCAGCCCCCATGTACACCACTTTTCCCCCGTCATCCACTTCCCCCACGCCAGCCACATGGAGCGCTACAAG aAGGATCTTAAGAGCTGGGTCCAGGGGAACCTCACAGCCTGCAGccgctccctcttcctctttgaCGAGATGGACAAGCTGGACCCAGGTCTGATGGAGGTCCTGCAACCTTTCCTGGGCTCCTCCTGGGTTGTGTTCGGGACCAACTATCGCAAAGCCATCTTCATGTTCATCAG CAACACTGGTGGTGAGCAGATCAACCAGGTGGCCCTGGAGGCGTGGCGCAGCCGCCGAGACCGTGAGGAGATCCGCCTGCAGGAGCTGGAGCCCGTCATCTCCCAGGCTTTGCTGGACAACCCGCACC GCTTTGGTGCTCCTGGCTGTCATACGACCTCCCTGAGCCCACCGCAGACCCTTCTCGCATTGCCCCTTCCTGCAGATGGCTTCTGGCGCTCAGGCATCATGGAAGAGCATCTCCTAGATGTCGTGGTGCCCTTCCTACCACTGCAGCGGCACCACGTGCGGCACTGCGTGCTCAACGAGCTGGcccagctgggcctggagccaAGAGAGGAGGTCGTCCAGGCTGTGCTGGACAGCACCACCTTCTTCCCTGAGGAAGAGCAGCTCTTCTCCTCCAACGGCTGCAAGACTGTGGCCTCCAGAATTGCCTTCTTCCTCTGA
- the TOR2A gene encoding prosalusin isoform X2 — MAAATRGCRPWGSLLGLLGLVSAAAAAWDLTSLHCHFGTFCECDFQPDFQGLECDLAQHLAGQHLARALVVKALKAFVQDPAPTKPLVLSLHGWTGTGKSYVSSLIAHYLFRGGLRSPHVHHFSPVIHFPHASHMERYKKDLKSWVQGNLTACSRSLFLFDEMDKLDPGLMEVLQPFLGSSWVVFGTNYRKAIFMFISNTGGEQINQVALEAWRSRRDREEIRLQELEPVISQALLDNPHHGFWRSGIMEEHLLDVVVPFLPLQRHHVRHCVLNELAQLGLEPREEVVQAVLDSTTFFPEEEQLFSSNGCKTVASRIAFFL, encoded by the exons ATGGCGGCTGCGACTCGCGGCTGCCGGCCCTGGGGCTCGCTCCTCGGGTTGCTGGGGCTGGTCTCGGCTGCGGCCGCCGCCTGGGACCTGACTTCGCTGCATTGCCACTTCGGCACCTTCTGCGAATGTGACTTCCAGCCCGACTTTCAAG GTCTGGAGTGTGACCTGGCCCAGCACCTGGCCGGCCAGCACTTGGCCAGGGCCTTGGTGGTGAAGGCACTGAAGGCCTTTGTGCAGGACCCAGCCCCTACCAAGCCACTGGTCCTCTCCCTGCATGGCTGGACAGGCACCGGCAAGTCCTACGTCAGCTCCCTGATCGCACACTACCTCTTCCGGGGTGGCCTCCGCAGCCCCCATGTACACCACTTTTCCCCCGTCATCCACTTCCCCCACGCCAGCCACATGGAGCGCTACAAG aAGGATCTTAAGAGCTGGGTCCAGGGGAACCTCACAGCCTGCAGccgctccctcttcctctttgaCGAGATGGACAAGCTGGACCCAGGTCTGATGGAGGTCCTGCAACCTTTCCTGGGCTCCTCCTGGGTTGTGTTCGGGACCAACTATCGCAAAGCCATCTTCATGTTCATCAG CAACACTGGTGGTGAGCAGATCAACCAGGTGGCCCTGGAGGCGTGGCGCAGCCGCCGAGACCGTGAGGAGATCCGCCTGCAGGAGCTGGAGCCCGTCATCTCCCAGGCTTTGCTGGACAACCCGCACC ATGGCTTCTGGCGCTCAGGCATCATGGAAGAGCATCTCCTAGATGTCGTGGTGCCCTTCCTACCACTGCAGCGGCACCACGTGCGGCACTGCGTGCTCAACGAGCTGGcccagctgggcctggagccaAGAGAGGAGGTCGTCCAGGCTGTGCTGGACAGCACCACCTTCTTCCCTGAGGAAGAGCAGCTCTTCTCCTCCAACGGCTGCAAGACTGTGGCCTCCAGAATTGCCTTCTTCCTCTGA
- the TOR2A gene encoding prosalusin isoform X3, protein MAAATRGCRPWGSLLGLLGLVSAAAAAWDLTSLHCHFGTFCECDFQPDFQGLECDLAQHLAGQHLARALVVKALKAFVQDPAPTKPLVLSLHGWTGTGKSYVSSLIAHYLFRGGLRSPHVHHFSPVIHFPHASHMERYKKDLKSWVQGNLTACSRSLFLFDEMDKLDPGLMEVLQPFLGSSWVVFGTNYRKAIFMFIRWLLALRHHGRASPRCRGALPTTAAAPRAALRAQRAGPAGPGAKRGGRPGCAGQHHLLP, encoded by the exons ATGGCGGCTGCGACTCGCGGCTGCCGGCCCTGGGGCTCGCTCCTCGGGTTGCTGGGGCTGGTCTCGGCTGCGGCCGCCGCCTGGGACCTGACTTCGCTGCATTGCCACTTCGGCACCTTCTGCGAATGTGACTTCCAGCCCGACTTTCAAG GTCTGGAGTGTGACCTGGCCCAGCACCTGGCCGGCCAGCACTTGGCCAGGGCCTTGGTGGTGAAGGCACTGAAGGCCTTTGTGCAGGACCCAGCCCCTACCAAGCCACTGGTCCTCTCCCTGCATGGCTGGACAGGCACCGGCAAGTCCTACGTCAGCTCCCTGATCGCACACTACCTCTTCCGGGGTGGCCTCCGCAGCCCCCATGTACACCACTTTTCCCCCGTCATCCACTTCCCCCACGCCAGCCACATGGAGCGCTACAAG aAGGATCTTAAGAGCTGGGTCCAGGGGAACCTCACAGCCTGCAGccgctccctcttcctctttgaCGAGATGGACAAGCTGGACCCAGGTCTGATGGAGGTCCTGCAACCTTTCCTGGGCTCCTCCTGGGTTGTGTTCGGGACCAACTATCGCAAAGCCATCTTCATGTTCATCAG ATGGCTTCTGGCGCTCAGGCATCATGGAAGAGCATCTCCTAGATGTCGTGGTGCCCTTCCTACCACTGCAGCGGCACCACGTGCGGCACTGCGTGCTCAACGAGCTGGcccagctgggcctggagccaAGAGAGGAGGTCGTCCAGGCTGTGCTGGACAGCACCACCTTCTTCCCTGA
- the SH2D3C gene encoding SH2 domain-containing protein 3C isoform X3: MTAVGRRCPALGPRGVAGEPEAGGDYVKFSKEKYILDSSPENLHKELEEELKLSSTDLRSHAWYHGRIPREVSETLVQRNGDFLIRDSLTSLGDYVLTCRWRNQALHFKINKVVVKAGESYTHIQYLFEQESFDHVPALVRYHVGSRKAVSEQSGAIIYCPVNRTFPLRYLEACYGLGQGSGKAASPASPSGPKGSHMKRRSVTMTDGLTADKVTRSDGCPTSTSLPPHRESIRNCALSMDQIPDLHSPMSPISESPSSPAYSTVTRVHATPAAPSATALPASPVTRRSSEPQLCPGSAPKPPGESDKGPYASPSHTLCKASPSPSLSSYSDPDSGHYCQLQPPVRGSREWAAAEASSRQARSYGERLKELSENGAPEGDWGRVFTAPIVEATSSFNPATFQSLLIPKDNRPLEVGLLRKVKELLAEVDARTLARHVTKVDCLVARILGVTKEMQTLMGVRWGMELLTLPHGRQLRLDLLERFHTMSIMLAVDILGCTGSAEERAALLHKTIQLAAELRGTMGNMFSFAAVMGALDMAQIARLEQTWVTLRQRHTEGAILYEKKLKPFLKSLNEGKEGPPLSNTTFPHVLPLITLLECDSAPAEGPEPWGSTEHGVEVVLAHLEAARTVAHHGGLYHTNAEVKLQGFQARPELLEVFSTEFQMRLLWGSQGASSNQARRYEKFDKVLTALSHKLEPSVRSSEL; the protein is encoded by the exons TTCTCCAAGGAGAAGTACATCCTGGACTCCTCTCCTGAGAACCTGCACAAGGAGTTGGAGGAGGAACTCAAACTCAGCAGCACAGATCTCCGCAGCCATGCCTGGTACCATGGCCGCATCCCCCGTGAG GTATCGGAGACCCTGGTGCAGCGCAACGGCGACTTCCTCATCCGGGACTCTCTCACCAGCCTGGGGGACTATGTGCTCACGTGCCGCTGGCGCAACCAGGCCTTGCACTTCAAAATCAACAAGGTGGTGGTGAAGGCCGGGGAGAGCTACACCCACATCCAATACCTGTTTGAGCAGGAGAGCTTTGACCACGTGCCCGCCCTTGTGCGGTACCACGTGGGCAGCCGCAAGGCCGTGTCAGAGCAGAGCGGGGCCATCATCTACTGCCCTGTCAACCGTACCTTCCCGCTGCGCTACCTGGAGGCCTGCTACGGCCTGGGCCAGGGCAGTGGCAAGGCTGCCAGCCCCGCCAGCCCCTCGGGCCCCAAGGGCAGCCACATGAAGCGGCGCAGCGTCACCATGACTGATGGGCTCACCGCTGACAAGGTCACCCGCAGTGATGGCTGCCCCACCAG CACCTCATTGCCCCCCCACCGGGAATCTATACGCAACTGTGCCCTCAGCATGGACCAGATCCCAGACCTGCACTCGCCCATGTCACCCATCTCCGAGAGTCCCAGCTCCCCCGCCTACAGTACTG TGACCCGTGTCCACGCCACCCCTGCAGCTCCCTCAGCCACAGCGCTGCCTGCCTCTCCTGTCACCCGCCGCTCCAGTGAACCCCAGCTGTGTCCCGGAAGTGCCCCAAAGCCCCCTGGGGAGTCGGACAAGGGCCCTTATGCCAGCCCCTCCCACACGCTCTGCAAGGCCTCCCCATCACCGTCGCTCAGCAGCTACAGTGACCCGGACTCTGGCCATTACTGCCAGCTCCAGCCTCCTGTCCGTGGCAGCCGAGAGTGGGCAGCAGCTGAGGCCTCCAGCCGGCAGGCCAGGAGCTATGGGGAGAGGCTAAAGGAACTGTCAGAGAATGGGGCACCTGAGGGGGACTGGGGCAGGGTCTTCACAGCCCCCATTGTGGAAGCCACCTCTTCCTTCAACCCAGCTACCTTCCAGTCACTACTGATCCCCAAGGATAACCGGCCACTGGAGGTGGGCCTCCTGCGCAAGGTCAAGGAGCTGCTGGCAGAGGTGGACGCCCGGACACTGGCCCGGCATGTCACCAAGGTTGACTGCCTG GTTGCCAGGATACTGGGCGTTACCAAGGAGATGCAGACCCTAATGGGAGTCCGCTGGGGCATGGAGCTGCTCACCCTCCCCCATGGCCGGCAGCTACGACTAGACCTGCTGGAAAG GTTCCACACCATGTCCATCATGCTGGCCGTGGACATCCTGGGCTGCACGGGCTCCGCCGAGGAGCGGGCCGCGCTTCTACACAAGACCATCCAGCTGGCGGCTGAACTTCGGGGGACGATGGGCAACATGTTCAGCTTCGCTGCAGTCATGGGCGCCCTGGATATGGCCCAG ATTGCCCGGCTGGAGCAGACATGGGTGACCCTTCGGCAGCGACACACAGAGGGTGCCATTCTCTACGAGAAGAAGCTCAAGCCATTTCTTAAGAGCCTCAACGAGGGCAAAG AAGGCCCGCCGCTGAGCAACACCACGTTTCCCCACGTGCTGCCGCTCATCACTCTGCTGGAGTGTGACTCGGCCCCGGCAGAGggccctgagccctggggcagCACGGAGCACGGCGTGGAGGTGGTTCTGGCCCACCTGGAGGCTGCCCGCACAGTGGCCCACCATGGAGGCCTGTATCACACCAACGCAGAGGTCAAGCTGCAGG GGTTCCAGGCCCGGCCAGAGCTCCTGGAGGTGTTCAGCACCGAATTCCAGATGCGCCTCCTCTGGGGCAGCCAGGGTGCCAGCAGCAACCAGGCCCGGCGCTATGAGAAGTTTGACAAGGTCCTCACTGCCCTGTCCCACAAACTAGAACCTTCTGTCCGCTCCAGCGAGCTGTGA